The DNA window TTAAtggaattaaaaaataataataatttcttaaAGCAATAGTATAAAtatctttaatttcattaatttgttgattatttaaatttaatgatgTTAAAGGGATTTTTTCATAAATATgatttttaatatatttaattatttctGGTGATAaacttgaatttgaatttgaatttgaattgggattattattattattattattaaggggagttaattcttttaatacTGAATTACTAACAATAGTAGAACCAATAGCAATTCCAACGGTTCCACCTAATGATCGTAATACATTTCTTGTAGATATAGCTACAGCTCTTTGTGATTTTTTACAATTTGCTTGAACAGCAACCATTGATGGTTGGAAAGCAGCTCCAACACCAGTACccataataaataaaattaaaatatgaATTCCATCCAGTAAAGATTTATTCcataaaattaataaccCAACACTTAATAACCAAAGTAAATAACCTGATTGAACAacataaaaataatgacCAGTATAACTAATAATTCTACCacaaataattgatgaaatagaTTGCATTAATACTAAAggtaataaaaatatagcagtatcaatttcatttttatttttaattatttgaaaatgataaggtaaataataaataaaactaaaataaGTTGctccaaaacaaaaagttgctaaatataataaacaaaGTGAAGGATTTTTAAAAAGTTCAAGTGGGATCATTGGTAATTTAGCAAATTTCcattcaattaataaaaatcctaataataataatccacCAATTGTAAACATAATAATTACTAAATTACTATTCCAATTATAAGTAGATCCACCACCATTTAAAggaattaaaattaatgttAAACTTGACGTTGCCATTAAAATTCCcatataatcaatatttaaaaatttttctttccttgATATAacatcatttaattttttatctttatgattatttttatgcttatgattatttttaagacaaaaaaataatattatattaacAATAAATCCTAATGGTgccaaaaaataataataacatctccaattattattattatattttataaatGCTCCCATTATAAATGGTCCAATAGCATTACCAATACCAACTGAAGCTCCTAATATACCTTGATATTTCCCTCGATCTTTTAATGAAACAATATCACTAAGTATAAccattgataatgatgatactCCTCCATTACCAATACCAGCTAATGCtctaaatataaaaaattcaattccatTACGAGCTaatgaacaagaaatatCTCCAATTACTAAAATCATAAGACAtattaaaataatttttttcctACCAAAAATATCACTCATTCGTCCAAATAAAACTTGACAAACAGTATTAGCTAATAATGAAGCAGAACCAGCCCAATTAATAGATTGTTGAGCATTTAAATCTTTActaattattgataatccAATGGTAATACCAGTTTGATCCATAAATGAAACTATATTAGCTAATGATAAtgtcaataaaataataataatttgtgATTTTGGTAAAAGATTACTATGAACATCACTTAATTTATCAGCTAATTCTTGAggtttaatttctttatcattattattattattattattattaatatcagTTAAAGTGGTGATACTTTCTGGTGGTGTTCCAGgtaattgtttttcatcaaatgtAATAGTAGTTTTTCTATCTTTAGTATAATCTGAATtcataattaataataataataacaataagaCAATAAATGgtgtatgtgtatgtgtatgtgtatgtTTATGTTTAGGTACCTTACCCTGACCCCTTAAAGTAAATGTTGTGTAactttttctgtttctgtttctgtttctttttgcGTGGTTGAAATTTgactgcaaaaaaaaaacaaaaacaaaaactaaagtgaaccaaaaaaaagaaaagcaatTAAAAGCAACTTATTTTATCTCCAAAAAATACTATATCTTGATTATAAActattaattgatgatttgagtaattaaataattgaataattaattaaaaatcaaaaccaataaactagaaaaacaaaaaaaaacaaaaa is part of the Candida dubliniensis CD36 chromosome R, complete sequence genome and encodes:
- a CDS encoding transporter of the Major Facilitator Superfamily (MFS), putative produces the protein MNSDYTKDRKTTITFDEKQLPGTPPESITTLTDINNNNNNNNDKEIKPQELADKLSDVHSNLLPKSQIIIILLTLSLANIVSFMDQTGITIGLSIISKDLNAQQSINWAGSASLLANTVCQVLFGRMSDIFGRKKIILICLMILVIGDISCSLARNGIEFFIFRALAGIGNGGVSSLSMVILSDIVSLKDRGKYQGILGASVGIGNAIGPFIMGAFIKYNNNNWRCYYYFLAPLGFIVNIILFFCLKNNHKHKNNHKDKKLNDVISRKEKFLNIDYMGILMATSSLTLILIPLNGGGSTYNWNSNLVIIMFTIGGLLLLGFLLIEWKFAKLPMIPLELFKNPSLCLLYLATFCFGATYFSFIYYLPYHFQIIKNKNEIDTAIFLLPLVLMQSISSIICGRIISYTGHYFYVVQSGYLLWLLSVGLLILWNKSLSDGIHILILFIMGTGVGAAFQPSMVAVQANCKKSQRAVAISTRNVLRSLGGTVGIAIGSTIVSNSVLKELTPLNNNNNNNPNSNSNSNSSLSPEIIKYIKNHIYEKIPLTSLNLNNQQINEIKDIYTIALRNYYYFLIPLMTICVITAMFIKDNGLKALDEQNPIDTKDFIKRKQDLESSASSMTVKCENENENENCINTTVNK